The proteins below are encoded in one region of Garra rufa chromosome 12, GarRuf1.0, whole genome shotgun sequence:
- the nav1b gene encoding neuron navigator 1 gives MTVISSLCFPAPYLQVYELRSSFNKAFSKKGSKAPYADIEEIATPVTSAPSSPKILHNVDIISAKASTSTSGSCDGHEETEPDVKVVSELRSELWEKERKLTDIRLEALSSAHQLEQLQEAMTNMQMTVENLKAENDQLKTGGPSSRPPSSTSQSSGLGSLGVSSPRQSVSSFGKTGQNDPYPDVFQSPTTTLQKDESLVRVLVRIPNQHLFKDEVKQLEFFIGAVKISGRTDWFSLDSAVIQAFKEYLAVVDPSSSLGLSQDSIYSYSLSHLKRILGAQPPETPPVRLYTKGSSCISVALKGLKEKCVDVLVFETLIPKPMMQHYISLLLKHRRLILSGPSGTGKSYLTNRLAEYLVERSAREVTPAITATFNMHRQSCKDLQLYLSNLANQIDRDSNTAEIPLVVILDDVHDPTSLSELVNGALTCKYHKCPYIIGTTNQPVKMTPNHGLHLSFRMVTFSNNVEPANGFLVRYLHRKLMEAEDPKSVKNEDLLRVLDWVPRLWYHLHTFLEKHSTSDFLIGPCFFLSCPVTVEDFRTWFIDLWNHSIIPYLQEGAKDGIKVHGQKSVWEDPVEWVRGSLPWPSAQQDQAKLFHLPPPSTGPGSPSQPGDDRPHKETPPSSVESDPLMAMLLKLQEAANYIESPEKETDPKLPPL, from the exons ATGACTGTGATCTCTTCCCTATGCTTCCCTGCTCCCTATTTGCAGGTCTATGAG TTGAGGAGCTCCTTCAACAAGGCCTTCAGTAAAAAGGGATCCAAAGCACCATACGCAGATATAGAGGAGATTGCAACACCGGTCACATCTGCCCCATCTTCACCCAAAATCCTACATAATGTGGATATTATCTCTGCAAAGGCCTCAACTTCAACATCAGG ATCGTGCGATGGCCATGAGGAAACTGAGCCTGATGTGAAAGTGGTGTCAGAATTACGCTCAGAACTTTGGGAGAAGGAGCGCAAGCTGACGGACATCCGCTTGGAGGCGCTAAGCTCCGCCCACCAGCTGGAGCAGCTGCAGGAGGCCATGACCAACATGCAG ATGACGGTGGAAAACCTGAAGGCGGAGAATGACCAGCTCAAGACAGGCGGCCCCTCCTCCAGACCGCCAAGCTCCACCTCCCAGTCCTCTGGGCTCGGTTCATTGGGCGTCTCATCACCACGGCAATCTGTGTCGTCTTTTGGAAAAACTGGACAAAATGATCCTTACCCAG ATGTCTTTCAAAGCCCCACCACGACTTTGCAGAAGGACGAAAGTCTCGTCAGAGTGTTGGTTCGCATACCCAATCAACATCTATTTAAAGAC GAGGTGAAACAGCTGGAGTTTTTCATTGGTGCGGTTAAAATCAGCGGACGGACTGACTGGTTTTCTTTGGACTCCGCAGTTATCCAGGCTTTTAAA GAGTATTTAGCAGTGGTGGACCCCAGCTCCAGTCTCGGTCTCTCTCAGGACTCCATCTACAGCTACAGCCTAAGCCATCTGAAGAGGATTCTGGGAGCTCAGCCGCCCGAGACGCCGCCTGTGCGCCTCTACACCAAAGGCTCTTCCTGCATTAGTGTGGCTCTGAAAG GACTGAAGGAGAAGTGTGTGGACGTTCTGGTGTTTGAGACGCTCATCCCCAAGCCCATGATGCAGCATTACATCAGTCTGCTGCTCAAGCACCGGCGGTTGATCTTATCGGGCCCCAGCGGCACAGGGAAGAGCTACCTCACCAACCGCCTCGCAGAGTACCTGGTGGAGCGCAGCGCTCGAGAGGTTACGCCTGCCATCACCGCCACCTTTAACATGCACCGCCAGTCCTGCAAG GACCTTCAGCTCTATCTGTCCAATCTGGCCAATCAGATCGATCGGGACAGCAACACTGCTGAAATCCCATTGGTTGTCATCTTAGATGATGTGCATGATCCAACATCCCTCAGTGAACTTGTTAATGGTGCTTTAACCTGTAAATATCATAAATG TCCATATATAATAGGGACAACCAATCAGCCAGTGAAAATGACCCCTAACCATGGCCTACACCTCAGCTTCAG GATGGTGACGTTTTCCAATAACGTCGAGCCAGCAAACGGGTTCCTGGTGCGTTACTTGCACAGAAAACTAATGGAAGCCGAGGATCCCAAGAGCGTGAAGAATGAAGATCTGCTGCGGGTGCTGGACTGGGTTCCAAGACTCTGGTATCACCTCCACACCTTCTTGGAGAAACACAGCACCTCTGATTTCCTCATTG GTCCCTGCTTCTTCCTATCCTGCCCTGTTACAGTGGAGGACTTCCGCACATGGTTTATAGATCTTTGGAATCACTCAATCATCCCATACCTGCAGGAAGGAGCTAAAGATGGCATTAAG GTTCACGGGCAGAAGTCTGTGTGGGAGGATCCGGTGGAGTGGGTCAGAGGATCTCTGCCCTGGCCGTCTGCTCAGCAAGACCAGGCCAAACTCTTTCATCTGCCTCCACCGAGCACAGGACCCGGCAGCCCCAGTCAACCAGGAGATGACCGGCCACATAAGGAGACGCCGCCCAGCTCCGTCGAGTCAGATCCACTG